A region of the Dermacentor albipictus isolate Rhodes 1998 colony chromosome 4, USDA_Dalb.pri_finalv2, whole genome shotgun sequence genome:
ATATGTAAGGTCTCATATTTAGTATAGAAATTCTAGCTTACAGTTTCTTATGCGCTGTTGGAGGATGTAGGTACCGTTATTTGCAATTATTTCAGTGGGCGAGCGTGACATCAAGTATTTATTTTAAGTTAACCTTATGGCATTAATGTGGATTATTTCAGAAGTTTGAATATCCGATTGACTCTTAGGGTTTCATACTATGCGTGCATGCTAGAGCACAATAATATTACTGAAAAATAGGCAAGAAGTTTTATGCTACCTTATAGATTAAGCATCATAATTTTCGAAAGCCAGTAAAAGTATACATAACGTGCAAGCTCCGCCCACAAGTTATTTGGTTGACGTAGCGCCTAGATACTTGCAGGCGTGCACTTCTTTCAAGAGAAGTGGGACTACAGTGCAGGTATGAGGCAGATCTTCATGGCGAGAAGGATTAGACTATGCCCAGTATTGAGAAGAATTTCTCGTTGGTTAGATAATTTGAGAACATAATTCAGACTAGTAGTCATCAGGGCATTTCGATCACCACTGTAGGTAACATTCCTAAGCAAAACACATTCTTAGAAAATAGTTAGATGGGCACAGCGAAATTGACAACATCTTCACTATTAGGTTGGTATGATAGAAAAAGCGAAAACCCAATACCACGTGGATCCCTAGAAGCCACTCGCAGGCAACCCGTGCGTTGACTGCCAAGTAATGCCTATCGGCTGCGGTAGTGCACGTAATCAATTATCCAAGAaggaaaaattgtttaaatttTAATATAAGTTCATCGTGAGGCATTTTAAGTATGGCCCCAGTAATATGGTAGAAATGACAAGAGGCCTTCGATAATAATGCAAAAGGAAGATGATGTGACCCATGCACTTGAGCTAACAGCAGGCACACATGACCAACGTATTTATTGGCGACCGTTCCGTTCCTTGCTTGCTCCGCAGACGCATGCGACAGAAAGAAAGATTACTtatcggtggtgggtgactggcgcGAATAAAAATTGTCGATTCGTTCTTCCTGTAAGTAAAAAATGTAATTTCCTGCGTAGGAAAAAGCGCGTAAACGCCCACCGAGGCTGTGCCTCGTGCGGACGCTCATCCTGTAGACTCACCGCGAGCGACGTGAGCGAGAATTTTCGTTAGGCATTGCGGCCGACCGTCGCGTGAGCATCCCTTGTCTTGTGCTGAGTGATAACGAAATTGCTTACCTTTGTGATAAGTGAAGTCTTCATGCCTCAAACTCTTAGTGACTTGCTCTTCGTTTTACCTGTTTATTCTATTAATCTCAAGGCTTATGAGCAACACTGCGCGCAGCGAGCACTGGTAAACCTTTCAGTTGGTAGTCACCACAGCGTTCTGTGACCTCTTAAGGTGTGCAGTTTTTAGCACTGTTTGCTCCCGGAGGCCTACTCCAAATGCCTTTTTGTTGTATACTGGCCTGAAATCTTGGAACTTAAGAAGGTCTAATTCCAGCACATGACTGCGTGTTTTCAGTCTCTGTTATCAAGCGGCATTTGCTGGTGTCTCTGTTGGACGCTTTGTACAATTATGAACTTCGTCGCACGTATTCACGTCGCATTTCATGTCGTTGAATGGTGTGAGACTGACTATTTGGCCTGCTAATACTTGTGATGCGCAAGTTGACGTTGATGGAGTGCGGGTTACGTAGAAAAAGCGTAAAGCACGCCATCATAACGACTCATTGACTAGCTCGATTGGACAAATAGAGTACGTTAGCCAAAGTAAATcaaattaatattttttttctgacagGAGGGGCGAAAATGAATAGCCGCAGACATATTACGTAATTTCGGTTTTATTGAAACGAAGGCTAAAATGCACTTGCTTCACATTGAAGACTGCATTACTCATCAGCCATGAAGATCGTGCATTCTATCCTTCGCTCTGTGAGACCTGTTTGTTGTTCTGTTCTTGGATGCAGCTGATAGTGTTTATCTACTACGTAAATTAGCACGTCAAACGATGTGGCAGTGTACATTTGCAGTGTCGAACCCACCTCTGTCATACTCGCAGATGCGTTTCGTCATACTTTCCCACCTGTAATTTGAACAAGAAGTGTTGCAGCATTCGGTAAGGCTCCTACGGTGATGCCTTGCTTACTTCGTTACGCAAAGCCGTTTCTCAGCTGTTTTGTTCAGGTGATGCTAAAGGAGTGTTCCAATTTCTTTCAAGAAAGCGCGCCAGGTTAGGCCATGCGAAATGGTAATGGTTTCCTAATAACGAGTTGCACTCTCATGATTCGCTCGAAATCATAAAATGTCCTCGTTggttacatgcattgaaacactTGGCTCTTTATGTCGCTTCAtattttttaatattctcatTAATTTAGAGCCATGTGGAGGACTTTAGTCGCTGATTTCTGACATACATGATTAGGCGGGCCCACATACATTGAAAAACAACTGCGAGCGCAAATTCGGGTGTTGCAGATATTCACTTCTTGCTTTGTTCCTCGAACGTTAGAGACTATTCATGCCAGCCATTCTTCTGGGTGGCCGGTCAGAGAATATCGAGGCCGAAAGCATCCAGAAGCAAGCTTACAAGTTTTCACCGAAAACGAATGGCGTAGGCAGGCGGAGAAAGCTGTGCGTATATGAAACAGCAAGACATGGGCCACATCACTTGGATAGGACGTGTTAGGCTATAGGGAAACGAGTACGCTGCTGACCAGGGAAAAGCAACCGCCTCCGAAGTCAGAGTCCAACCATCGTTCACTATAGTATTTCGCGACAGCAACAAAGTCCAGCTAAAAGCGCCTGGCACCAGACTGCGACTTGTCTTGTTATGATGTTTCATGAGATTAGCAGTATTCCCAGATATATGCGGCTAAACCGGAGCCATTTCGAAGCATTGCGAGCTGTTACCGGATATATATTAGTCTTTAATTTAAATATGTTTAAATGCGTCGCTGCCCATACCCCATTTTTTAAGAGCCCATTCTCTGCCCAAATGGTGTAACAACTGCAAATCTGTGGAACCTGCTCGCGACCTGTCTTGAAGCGGAGAGTCCATGGGTTGCACTACTACGATACTTTAAATCTACTTGGTGGAGCCTCTTGTAAAAAGGACGACCGATCCGGCTATCTCGATCCAAGCGTAGACTGTTCTCCCTTGCCATTGAGAAAATACATGTACTCGGAACTTGCATTGCGTTGCCTACAGGTGCTTTACAAACAGCCGCAAACAGTTCACGTATTCGTCGTGCTACGCGGATTGACGGCGCATGCCCAGAAACAGCATGAAAAACAAAACCACAAACAAATTTTAGCCACGTGGACACGAGTTCATGGTAGCGGAACAGCTAAGAAAGCACCGTACAACCACTGCGTTTGTGCCAAGCTCTGTTCAACTTCGTAACACTGCGGCTTGTCCTTCAGCATAGCGTCAGTTGAAGCTTCAACGGGCCACTCGATGGCATCCTGAAGGCCGCGGCTCTAGCAGAATGCGGTGGTTGCCGTGGTAGCAGTGGAAGTTAAGCAGCAGCTGAACAGCGCCGCAAAAGCAGAGCTAGTATGCAGCTGTAGCGTAGAACTTATTCCCATGTAACTAACTCCAGTACGCCGAGTAGCATCACCTAAAAATGCGACGATACGCGCAAGGGCTTGTATCGAAAATGGTCGAGAAGCCATTAGGCGCGTCATCTGCGGGCACCGAGGCTTGCCTAACGGTGCGATGCCTGATGCGAGCCCTGCCACTGCAGCTTCTGCTTGCCGTGGTGACCAGTGGCTCGGCGACCCTGCACTGCCACCTGCTGAAAGGCGGACCCGCGGGGAGGCCCTTCTTAGGCGGCGGCCCCCTCGTTGGAGCTCCAGGCGGTTTCAAGGGCAGCTTCGGTGGTGGCTACTCGGGCTTCCGCAGCGACTTCCACAGCGGCGGAGGCGGCTTCGCACCTGCTGGTCCCTTATTCGCGTCCGGCCCAGGAGGCTTCGGAGCGGGTCCTGCTGTAGGAGGTGGCTTCGGCCCAAGCTTAGCGTTCGCTCCTGGTCCTGCATCTGTGTCTGGATTCGGCCCCGGAGCTGGCCTGCCTGCTCCACTGACTTTGGCTAGGCCACCAGCGGTGCAATCCACATTCATCCCCGGAGGTCAGACGAAGGTCATTCTCGTCAAGGTAAGCTTAACTTCTTAGGGCCCTTGCACCGACCGTATAGTGTAACTGACGCCGTAGACACCATAGGAGAAGTGCAGTGCTTCACGAACTCTTCAAAGGATGCGTAACAGTGTCTGCCGTTGATGCAAGGTCCCTCTGTGAATTTCTCTTTTGCATAATACAAGAAAGGCAGCATTTCATTAAGATTCCCCTTATGCTATCGCATTCTGCGCCGCACTAGAGCATCAAAGTCATCGCGCTACCATGCTGCACCGTCGTCGGCTTCCCCTCATGCACTTTGCAGGCAGCTGCTATGGCGAGCAGCGTGGTTCTTAGGCTGCGTGATGGCAACGTGGGTAAGAACGAACACACAATCACATTTGTAAGAGCCAAGTCGGTTCTTGTAAGTGCAGACAGTCTACACCTATGCGCCAATACAGCAGAGAGTAAAGCAGGCGATTGTCGGGTAAATGCGTTTCACAGCGAAATGCACCGACAGTGCTGCCAGTTCTGCAACGACGCTGACACGTGGCTTGAGATTTACAATTCTCAGATTTGCAAACTGCCAggcttcctttctttaaagctagAAATTAACATGGTGTGCTATAGTCATTTGAAGTCCTAACTACAAGGCCACTCTTCCAAGGTCTTTCGCAGTCCATGATGTAAAGATCACTGAACCCGAGCTGCCACAAACGTTTTCAGAGCGAAGGAGCGCAATAATATCACCACCAACGCACTTAATCTGAAGCTGGAAGCCGCACAATTCCGCATGGGCGCTAGAGCGCTATCTCTCGCCTGCTCGTGCTTTATCTGTTTTCGGTTTCCCTGAAGCGCGTACAGTTGGATTCACAGACAGCTTTTGCCTGTTTCCTCAGGTCAAGCACTTGGGAACAACCACACACCACCCGACTGCCTTCAACGGGCCGGTACAGGGAGGTCCTGTGCAGGGACCCACTTTTGGGGCGGGACCCTTCGCGGCTCCATTCGGCCTGCCCAGCTCGGCGGGATTCGGGGGGCCACTCAAGTCAGGAAAGGGCGGCTGGTGGTGAACAGGCAAGCTTCTGACCACCGAACCTTTTTCTCAGCGATGTGAGCCCTGGGGTAATATGCCTAGGTATATAGAATATCAGGAGACGTCCCAACGTAAAGACCACCGAAACATGCAGACTTCATCAACAGTGAGTGAACGAAGGAAGCCTCTGCCAAAGTTGCGATATGGCCCTTAGTTTCGTAAAGTTGTAGTGCGTTGGTTTCGCTGCTTTCTGTGGCAGGTTTATTACAACTGCCTTTCCTCCAAGGACGAATAGAATAAGCTCATAAAACGAGGGCTTCAGTGGGAAGGATTGGTTCTAAACGCGGCAGAAAAATCAGGGGCTGCAAGTAATTTTTTTATAATCGTGGTAGGCGGCTCTTGAACAGTGAGCAAGATTGAAACCATAATACAATGCGGCATGACGgatgggaagaaaaagaaaccgccGTGTCGCCTTGAAGCAAGCGCGTTATGTAGTGTGCTTGTTCCCAAGACACCACAAACTAAGATCTGGACAGTTTAAAAACAAGCTTTAGGAAAGCTTCAATGGGCACAAAGGATGCCGAGGGAAGAGTAAAAGGTGCCACTGTGAAAATAAGCAAGCCATTAAGGCACATGTCCAAAATGAAGAGAATGAAATTGAAGAATTATAAGGCAACCATCAGATGAACACGGCAATAATTCAACGACGTAGGAATGAACACTGCAGAAGATAACTAATAGGGAACAAACAGTGCTTGCATATGAGCACATAAATAGAAACAGTATACAGTAATATCAACTAATGCGAGCTTTAGAAATGTGGTTACTCACCTGTTGCAGTAATAGAAACAAACAATTTGTCAGTGCATGCAAACGTCAATCCCCCTCAGTGTACCGCCAAAATAAAAGCCTGCTGGCACCCAGGTTGAGACATGCGAGCATCATTaatatggcaccaaaattgaggGCACTTGAAATCACTGTTCACTGACGTAAGTCGCGCTTCGCGTGATCTAACTCTTACCTAAATTATATGCTGGAATAATCATTTCATCAGAGAATAAAAAAATCGATGAAACTGCTCAGCTAGTGACTGCTAGATTAAACGGACATTGTACATATATGACAAACAAATTACTTGAAGCAGTCGAAAATTTTCACCTGCAGGGTTTCAATGGCGAgtaacttaataataataataataataataataataataataataataataataataattggaaACAATAGGTAAATGCGTTTCATCCAGCCTCATACATgttatacaaatatatatatatatatatatatatatatatatatatatacacatacatacacacagacatacatacatacacacacatacacacatacatacatacatacatgcatacatacatacatacatacatacatacatacatacatacatacatacatacatacatacatacatacatacatacatacatacatacatacatacatacatacatacatacatacatacatacatacatacatacatacataccgtaTTTGAGATTTCATAACACTGTGAAGCATCTTTATATTGTTTTGGGGTTTCTTACCTTTGCCTCATCATTACACAATGTTCTACTGAAAGTGGGGCGTTACTTGCTCGAAACGTCTGGACCAGCCTGCATAAATTCCCCCACCACCTCTGCTTTTGTGCAGGTTTCAAACGAGCCACCAGCACCATGTCCTACATCAAAGATCCTGGAGCTTTGTTTCTGCGCATGCCGTCCATAAAGGACTGGACTCATGGCAGTGCCCACAAGTTGCCTGTGAATGAGTGGCTCACAACGCGCGTGAGCGCACTGCCCGCACCGCAGCAGAAGGGCCTGAGTAATGTTTCCACGAACGCAACTCAGACCGGTAGAAAAGCCGTTCGAGGCGGTGACACCAATTAACAGTTGCTAAGAACGTGCTGTACGGGGCGAGCTTTGTAATAGGCGCAGAAATGTTCTCTCTGTtccttttcctttcatttttatttttgtgtgcacGTGTGTACGTGAATGTGTGTGTTTAAATGTACAAAAGTTGAACGATGTGAAGCCCACTTTCCTTAAAGGTCCAGTGAACGCTGTCAAGGAAGTTTTGCGCGCGCAACTGAGCTTTCGCAGTGCCGCTGCAGGAAATCGTGGCTTATCATGGTATGTGATCGCTTTCGCGCAAGTTGCCGCACAGCATGTTACATTTAAATGGCGTGTAAAAACTTCTAATGTGTCTTACAACAGTGTTGTCATAATTCGACGCTCATACTCAGTAGTTTCGTCTTTCCGTACACCGACGCGCGCAACCTTTCGCTCAGCCTGTCGCTCCCTCAGAAGCCTGTGTAAAGTTGGAGTAGCAGGCTAAACCTAAGCTACTCCCACCTCCACTGTTGTCTCATTAAAATCTCTCCTTCGCTCATGTGGCCCTTGTCTCTCGACAAAGACACAGCATAGGGAAAGCAACGGCTGCTGACGCAGCAGCAGATCACGTCGGATAGCTCACGGAGTCTCCAGGTCTCAAGTCCAGTTTTCGGAAAGCTTAATCCTGGTACGAAGTCTCCGAAGAGAGATTCCTTCCGGTAGGGTGACATTGCAGGGAACGGAGAGGACACACAGGGTCATCTCCGTTATGTATCTGCTCCCATCTGAGCAGATATTTTTCGGTCAGAATGTTGGAGCTGCATTCGCAGCGAAGGGAGCCAGATGAACTGTCAAGTGAACGAGACAGATTTGGGAAGTTAGCGGGCAAAGAACACACAGGACGAAGAAAGAGATAACACGAAGCGGTTGTTGTCTCTGTCTTCGTCGTGTGTGTTCTTTGCAGTAACTTCCCAAATCATGACTCACCAACTGGCCTAGACCAACACTCTTCTGAGAGAGATTCACTGTACGATAGTATGGTATTCGCAACCCTGCTTCTGCAACCAGTAGAACTTGACGTTGAAGTTGGACGACTTGTAACGGCTTAGGGTGAGAGAGAATGTGCAAAGAGGAAGGTAAGGACGTTAACCGGAAACTGTCTAGTTCGCTACTCTATACAGGGCAGCGAGATAACCGAAAGAGCGAAAAAACTAGAAGACTCCATGGACAATTAAAGATGTCATGCACAAGAAAGTCAAGTGTAGCGCCGTACAGTGGTTTATCTCAAAAGTACAACAGCGCCTTCAGAAGCCGATAAACAGGTAGCTCTCTTTTCTAGGATCTTGCGTGCAGATAAAAGACGGTCGTGCATTTGTGCTACGGTGCAGGAGTGCGAATTTCCCTGTTCGTATTTTCGACGCAACCGCAGACATTTCGTTCAGGAAGAAAGAAGCTTTCATAAAGCAACTCCGAATCGCAGCCTACGCAGAAGACTTGCCTCGCAACGAGGGAGTCCGACTGGAGCTATACAGATAATGATTCCAATTGTGCACGCGTAAAACACGACCGGTTCCGCATCTCTAACGATCGCCAATGAACAAGCCGACGAGGCTGTCTAGTAGCGTCGGATGAATCAATCCACAGGTGCGCATTGTCTTGGTAACATTGTTCCAGATGCTTCACAGCGCTGACAAAGTCGGTATATGAACGCCGTCAACATTATCAAGCGGAGAACAGCATTGGCTGCACTGCATATGAGCGGAAGCAATAAAGAACGTCGTGTTTCTGACATCAATAAAGAATATTGCGTTTCTGCTAAACGGCTGCGAGTGGCTTGAATACCTTGGCGTGTCGGGCTGTGTGAACACCTGCGCTTGTGTTGGTCGCAATGACGCAAAATGACAGTAATATGCAATATGCAGTCATTACCACGAAACCAAAGAGAGATGCACGTAAGCAATCATTGACTGTGGCAACAATATTCAAGTGTATCTAGAATGCTGATCTTGTTTTAGACGAGAGTTTCTTTTTATTGCAACAGCCATGATACAGACGCTGTAGACGCGTTTCCAGCATCGGCGCCGTCGTTGCGATGTCACGGTATCGACGGCATAGatggttcattcattcattcattcattcattcattcattcattcattcattcattaaactTTATTTGCAGAAAAAAGTCGGAGTCGATGTGGTCGGGGCCCtgagtccagggctccgctggccttTGCTGCCCGCCGGATGAGGGCTAGTTGCTTTCCTGGATCCGAGCTGGATCCCACTGCTCCTTATTAAGGGCGTATATGTGTAGGTGTTTGCCTACCTCGACGGGTTTGTTGGGGCATTCCCATCAGATATGAAACAGAGGATTAAACATGTGGTTTAAATAATTGCCCCAATACTCACCCATATTTTAAACATGTTTTTGGAATCGGCAATTTTCCCAGTGAAAATTCAGCCTGCGAAAGTAACTGCTCTATATAAAAAAGGAGACCGTAATGACTTGGGAAAGTACGGGCCGGTATCTATTTTACCAATCTTTTCAAAGGTGCTTGAAAAAATTTTGCATTCGAGGATGACAAAGTTTATTGAAAAACATAACCTTTAACACCACACTAATTTAGTTTTCGCAAGAAAAACATCGGTCGGGTTAGCATTAGTATAGCAGAAAGGATATATATATTAACAGGGTTTGAAAACAAAGCTATAGTTGTTGGTATTTTCGTAGCCTTTTCTAAGGCCTTTGATTTATTCGATCATTACATTTTATTGCAGAAATTAAACTATTATGGAATAAGAGGACAGGCATTATCTCTTGTCAAATCCTAGTTATCTAATAGACCACAAAGTGTGAAAATCGATACCTTTGCTTCTAAGGCTACAACTGTCTATTGTGGAGTGCCACAGGGAAGTATTTTAGGGCCTTTGCTTTTTAATAGCTATCTGAATGATATCGTCAATATTAACTCTCAGGCAAGGTTTCttatttatgcggacgacacgAGTAGTTTTTCCCTGGCAATAATATTCATGTTGTTATAGAACAATGTAACAATGGAATGAAACCCTTAGAGGAATGGTCGAGAGTGAATATAATGAAGATAAATGCAAAGAAACCAAAAGCAGTTATATTCAGACCGAAAAACAAGCAAATACCTCCACATCAAGACATTGTATTAAACTCAAGGAGTTTTGAAAAAGTGGAGACTTTCAAATGTCTCGATGTCATCTTTTAATCCGACATGTCATGGGACAATCACGTCAAAAACGTtctaagcaaaataaataaaataactggTGTAGTAGGCTGCATGAGATACATTCTTTCCACACGTATTGAACTCTTGCTGTACAATTCACTTTTCCAATCACATTTAAACTATTGCCAATTCGTATGCGGTGACACAACGTCCACCAATCTAGAACATATTCACCTGTTACAAAGAAGTATCTCCGCCACGCATATAACGCTTCCTACACAGCATCGACAATAACCTTATTTAATAATTCTGGTGTGATCCCAGCTCACAATCTCTACAGATATTGTCTGAGTCATGTATATAAACTGGAAATCCATCGAAATATCAGCAACCTGCGTGCTCTAGCCCAACTTCAGAGAAAAGCTGCAAATTACGTTACAAGACACTTTGAGGATTGCTTAGTACCAACACCGCGTTCAAACTATGGCAAACATTGCCTTAAATACATAATACCAACACTGTTAAATTACTATAATTCGGTCCAATTTTATCTTTTTACGTCATCATTTAAGGAACTGAAACTGACTTATACGGCTTCGATGTAATATCTGTTAGCTTTATGtatctgtttttgcatttcttgACGGTTTCTTGACGTGACGCAAAGTGTCCGTGGGAAACATGCCAGTGAAGTTATGTATACAGCGACATATATGTATGCACATGTATGTGCGCATATGTTATGCTGCCTTCCTGCGGAAACCGGGATTATAGACACGTCAAGCTGTTGAAAGAAAGCTTTTTTCTACAGTCTCTCCATCTGTAAATGTACAGGATGGCAAATAAACAATTTCAATTTCAGTTGGCTTTCCACCACACCAAGGGCACTCGGCCTTGCATGTTTCGGGAAACATTTTGTTCAGTAAGTCAGGATTAGGGAACGCGTTCGTTTGTATTTTACGGAGAT
Encoded here:
- the LOC135908631 gene encoding uncharacterized protein isoform X2 — its product is MVTRYCALLLAVVTSGSATLHCHLLKGGPAGRPFLGGGPLVGAPGGFKGSFGGGYSGFRSDFHSGGGGFAPAGPLFASGPGGFGAGPAVGGGFGPSLAFAPGPASVSGFGPGAGLPAPLTLARPPAVQSTFIPGGQTKVILVKVKHLGTTTHHPTAFNGPVQGGPVQGPTFGAGPFAAPFGLPSSAGFGGPLKSGKGGWW
- the LOC135908631 gene encoding uncharacterized protein isoform X1, producing the protein MTTAHWIQSGFAAAYRQGPSRDARLFKQLPRSAQLGSGADMRTMHLRLLFLQLLLAVVTSGSATLHCHLLKGGPAGRPFLGGGPLVGAPGGFKGSFGGGYSGFRSDFHSGGGGFAPAGPLFASGPGGFGAGPAVGGGFGPSLAFAPGPASVSGFGPGAGLPAPLTLARPPAVQSTFIPGGQTKVILVKVKHLGTTTHHPTAFNGPVQGGPVQGPTFGAGPFAAPFGLPSSAGFGGPLKSGKGGWW